Proteins encoded by one window of Vitis vinifera cultivar Pinot Noir 40024 chromosome 10, ASM3070453v1:
- the LOC100257231 gene encoding WRKY transcription factor 71 encodes MSDEPRDLYYHDPFHDDRHGIIGNTGFSFSAINDSKADSSMRAAPSPPNLQGFDPPYMSFTDCLNGSLDYNSLTTAFGLSPSSSEAFSPVEGNHKPVANLGDLGASGEIAGTPNSSISSSSTEAGAEEDSSKSKKDRQAKVSELDGGDGSKKVNKPKKKAEKRQREPRFAFMTKSEVDHLEDGYRWRKYGQKAVKNSPFPRSYYRCTTQKCTVKKRVERSFQDPSTVITTYEGQHNHQIPVTLRGNAGGMLPPSVLTPGQMGGPGFPQELFFQMASPMNNLSAAGSFYPQGLTPFQQLQFHDYGLLQDVVPSMIHKQEP; translated from the exons ATGTCTGATGAGCCAAGAGATCTCTACTACCATGACCCATTCCATGATGATCGACATGGAATCATAGGGAACACTGGTTTTTCCTTCTCTGCCATTAATGATTCCAAAGCTGATTCTTCCATGAGAGCTGCTCCTTCCCCTCCCAATCTACAAGGCTTTGATCCTCCATACATGAGCTTCACCGACTGTCTTAATGGATCTCTGGACTATAATTCACTCACAACAGCCTTTGGCTTGTCACCTTCATCCTCAGAAGCATTTTCTCCCGTTGAAGGCAATCATAAGCCAGTCGCAAACCTCGGAGATTTAGGTGCCAGTGGTGAAATTGCGGGCACTCCTAACTCCTCCATCTCTTCCTCTTCTACTGAGGCCGGCGCTGAAGAGGATTCAAGCAAGAGTAAGAAGGACCGGCAGGCCAAAGTGTCTGAATTAGACGGAGGGGATGGCTCAAAGAAAGT GAACAAGCCCAAGAAGAAGGCAGAGAAAAGGCAAAGAGAGCCACGGTTCGCCTTCATGACTAAGAGTGAGGTCGATCATCTAGAGGATGGATATAGATGGAGAAAGTATGGACAGAAAGCTGTCAAGAATAGCCCTTTTCCAAG AAGCTACTATCGGTGCACTACTCAGAAGTGCACGGTGAAGAAACGAGTGGAGAGATCCTTCCAGGATCCATCGACAGTGATTACAACATATGAAGGCCAGCACAACCATCAGATACCGGTAACGCTGCGAGGGAATGCTGGCGGAATGCTACCACCTTCTGTGTTAACACCAGGACAGATGGGAGGGCCAGGGTTTCCTCAAGAGCTGTTTTTTCAGATGGCTTCTCCCATGAACAATCTCAGTGCTGCAGGCTCTTTCTACCCACAGGGGCTAACCCCTTTTCAGCAGCTGCAGTTTCATGACTATGGGCTCTTGCAAGATGTGGTTCCCTCCATGATTCACAAACAGGAGCCATGA
- the LOC100250442 gene encoding probable methyltransferase At1g29790, translated as MGLTMGLNLLLLVAMVATNILSLYHLSSTIQSKPTPPPAPVPDHLRHQLNTIRATLTHLTRLRSTSSSSASSATPSDLLLYTHLSPMASSCRDHPDLLHTYMTYTPFSLCPDDSQLAESLILRGCHPLPRRRCFARTPSKLPSSLPADPFSPLPDSAVLWTKYSCKSFSCFDGGLGFNMKLEASRFTSSGSNLDLTIPQLLQIAKDASSVIRIGLDIGGGTGTFAAKMKPYNVTVVSTTMSQGAPYNEATALRGLVPLHAPLQQRLPVFDGVVDLVRCGRAVNRWIPTVAMEFFFYDVDRVLRGGGYLWLDHFFSKGADLQKLYAPVIGKLGYKKVKWTMANKTDSSGVKNGEVYLTALLQKPVSR; from the coding sequence ATGGGTTTGACCATGGGACTGAACCTGCTGCTTCTAGTGGCCATGGTGGCCACAAACATCCTCTCCCTTTACCACCTGTCTTCTACTATTCAATCCAAGCCTACGCCGCCTCCCGCACCTGTTCCCGACCACCTCCGCCACCAGCTCAACACCATACGCGCCACCCTCACCCACCTTACTCGCCTCCGCtccacctcctcctcctccgcCTCCTCCGCCACTCCCTCTGATCTCCTCCTCTACACCCACCTCTCCCCCATGGCCTCCTCCTGCCGCGACCATCCCGACCTCCTGCACACCTACATGACCTACACTCCCTTTTCTCTTTGCCCTGATGATTCCCAACTCGCCGAATCTCTCATCCTCCGCGGCTGCCACCCCCTCCCCCGCCGCCGTTGCTTTGCCCGAACTCCCTCCAAGCTCCCCTCCTCTCTTCCCGCCGATCCGTTCTCTCCCCTCCCTGACTCCGCCGTGCTGTGGACCAAGTACTCCTGCAAGAGCTTCTCCTGCTTCGACGGAGGCCTAGGATTCAACATGAAGCTCGAAGCTTCGAGATTCACGAGCTCAGGGTCGAATCTGGATCTCACGATTCCGCAATTGCTGCAGATTGCGAAGGATGCTTCCTCAGTGATTCGCATTGGGCTGGACATCGGCGGCGGAACTGGGACATTCGCCGCCAAAATGAAGCCCTACAATGTGACCGTTGTGTCGACGACGATGAGCCAGGGAGCGCCGTACAATGAGGCGACGGCGTTGAGGGGGCTGGTACCACTGCACGCTCCGCTGCAGCAGCGGTTGCCGGTGTTCGACGGAGTAGTGGATCTAGTGCGGTGCGGGCGCGCCGTGAACCGCTGGATACCGACTGTGGCGATGGAGTTCTTTTTCTATGATGTGGATCGGGTGTTGAGGGGCGGCGGATACTTGTGGTTGGACCATTTTTTCAGCAAAGGAGCGGATCTTCAAAAACTTTATGCGCCCGTGATTGGGAAATTGGGGTACAAGAAGGTGAAGTGGACAATGGCGAATAAGACTGATTCCAGCGGGGTGAAGAATGGGGAGGTTTATTTGACTGCTCTATTGCAGAAGCCTGTATCTAGATGA
- the LOC100255626 gene encoding pterin-4-alpha-carbinolamine dehydratase 2, mitochondrial isoform X1 yields MARILQFPLTSLFRSLSGAHGRSSIQVTKILHDRVEVSSNRKSLNGFRTFCTGEDLSIKKCVPCNSNDIRPMTEQAANELIPKVPGWNLVNETDTLKLNRSWKVKSFTKGLELFQAVADVAEAEGHHPDLHLVGWNNVKIEIWTHAVGGLTENDFILAAKINGLDLQRLLRRKAAT; encoded by the exons ATGGCTAGGATATTACAg TTCCCATTAACATCGCTCTTTCGAAGCCTATCTGGAGCCCATGGACG CTCCAGTATTCAAGTAACTAAGATACTTCACGACCGTGTGGAAGTGTCATCAAATAGGAAGTCACTTAATGGATTTAGAACTTTTTGCACCGGCGAAG ATTTGTCAATCAAGAAGTGTGTCCCATGCAACTCAAATGACATACGGCCCATGACTGAACAAGCAGCAAATGAACTAATTCCCAAG GTACCAGGGTGGAATTTGGTGAATGAGACTGATACATTGAAGCTAAATAGGTCATGGAAAGTAAAGAGTTTTACTAAAGGTTTGGAGCTATTTCAGGCAGTAGCTGATGTTGCGGAAGCTGAAG GTCACCATCCGGATCTTCATCTCGTTGGCTGGAATAACGTTAAAATTGAGATATGGACTCATGCAGTTG GTGGACTGACGGAAAATGACTTCATACTTGCTGCTAAGATCAATGGGCTTGACCTGCAGCGCCTTCTGAGACGAAAAGCTGCTACTTGA
- the LOC100255626 gene encoding pterin-4-alpha-carbinolamine dehydratase 2, mitochondrial isoform X2, which translates to MARILQMNFCTYSSSIQVTKILHDRVEVSSNRKSLNGFRTFCTGEDLSIKKCVPCNSNDIRPMTEQAANELIPKVPGWNLVNETDTLKLNRSWKVKSFTKGLELFQAVADVAEAEGHHPDLHLVGWNNVKIEIWTHAVGGLTENDFILAAKINGLDLQRLLRRKAAT; encoded by the exons ATGGCTAGGATATTACAg ATGAACTTTTGTACTTACAGCTCCAGTATTCAAGTAACTAAGATACTTCACGACCGTGTGGAAGTGTCATCAAATAGGAAGTCACTTAATGGATTTAGAACTTTTTGCACCGGCGAAG ATTTGTCAATCAAGAAGTGTGTCCCATGCAACTCAAATGACATACGGCCCATGACTGAACAAGCAGCAAATGAACTAATTCCCAAG GTACCAGGGTGGAATTTGGTGAATGAGACTGATACATTGAAGCTAAATAGGTCATGGAAAGTAAAGAGTTTTACTAAAGGTTTGGAGCTATTTCAGGCAGTAGCTGATGTTGCGGAAGCTGAAG GTCACCATCCGGATCTTCATCTCGTTGGCTGGAATAACGTTAAAATTGAGATATGGACTCATGCAGTTG GTGGACTGACGGAAAATGACTTCATACTTGCTGCTAAGATCAATGGGCTTGACCTGCAGCGCCTTCTGAGACGAAAAGCTGCTACTTGA
- the LOC100262340 gene encoding two-pore potassium channel 3, with the protein MDEPLLPYLSPRKSRPSPLFPLPEEDEVALPLTPSEFKDRLIFGPSSSSPSDSSPLLIDALTLTINSPKTSSSIDQDPLLQPQLQPWLVDPQSNWPKTNLHRSKTNLHRSKTAPAMAVINDFQHPSGPRPQFRSPSIVRQGFVLLVVYLLLGIAIYWFNRDDFSADETHPVVDALYFCIVTMCTIGYGDITPVSTSTKLFSILFVLVGFGFIDILLSGMVSYVLDLQENYLLRSAKGVGQRDTGSYIIDVKKGRMRIRMKVALALGVVVLCIGIGVGVMHFVEELDWLDSFYLSVMSVTTVGYGDRAFKSMPGRIFASIWLLVSTLAVARAFLYLAEARVDKRHRKMAKWVLGQDMTVAEFLAADIDNNGFVSKSEYVIYKLKELGKVSEKDISQICNKFDRLDSGNCGKITLADLMENHH; encoded by the exons ATGGACGAGCCCCTACTCCCTTACTTGAGTCCAAGGAAAAGCCGCCCATCTCCCCTCTTTCCTCTCCCTGAAGAGGACGAAGTGGCTCTCCCTCTCACCCCTTCTGAGTTCAAAGACCGTCTCATCTTCGGCCCTTCTTCTTCATCCCCCAGCGACTCTTCTCCTCTTCTCATCGACGCCCTAACCCTAACCATAAACTCCCCCAAGACCTCCTCTTCCATTGACCAAGACCCACTCTTACAGCCCCAACTACAACCATGGTTGGTCGACCCCCAATCCAATTGGCCCAAAACCAATCTCCATCGCTCCAAAACCAATCTCCATCGCTCCAAAACCGCCCCCGCCATGGCTGTCATCAACGATTTCCAACACCCTTCTGGGCCCAGACCCCAATTCAGGTCGCCCTCCATTGTTAGGCAGGGTTTTGTTCTTCTTGTTGTCTATTTGTTGCTTGGTATTGCCATTTACTGGTTTAATCGCGATGATTTCTCCGCAGATGAGACACACCCGGTTGTTGATGCATTGTATTTTTGTATTGTGACAATGTGCACAATTGGGTATGGTGATATCACCCCTGTTAGTACTTCCACCAAGttgttttccattttgtttGTGTTGGTGGGTTTCGGGTTTATTGACATATTGCTTAGTGGGATGGTTAGTTATGTGCTTGATTTGCAAGAGAATTATCTTCTTAGGAGTGCTAAGGGTGTGGGACAGCGCGATACTGGATCCTATATAATTGATGTGAAGAAGGGGAGAATGAGGATTCGGATGAAAGTGGCTTTAGCATTGGGGGTTGTGGTTCTTTGTATTGGAATTGGTGTGGGTGTTATGCATTTTGTGGAGGAGCTTGACTGGTTGGATTCATTTTATCTCTCTGTCATGTCAGTTACCACAGTTGGATATGGGGATCGGGCATTTAAGTCTATGCCCGGCCGCATTTTTGCATCAATTTGGTTGCTTGTGTCAACACTTGCTGTTGCTAGAGCATTTCTTTACTTGGCAGAGGCAAGAGTTGATAAGCGGCATAGGAAGATGGCAAAATGGGTGCTTGGTCAGGACATGACTGTTGCTGAGTTTCTTGCTGCTGACATTGACAACAATGGTTTTGTGAG TAAATCAGAATATGTCATATACAAGCTCAAGGAGCTGGGAAAGGTATCTGAGAAAGACATTTCGCAGATCTGTAACAAGTTTGACAGGCTAGACAGTGGCAACTGTGGAAAGATAACTCTTGCTGATCTCATGGAGAACCATCACTGA
- the LOC100245316 gene encoding uncharacterized protein LOC100245316 gives MADPELEAIRQRRMQELMAQHGVGNHQNSEQQKAQEDAKREADERRQMMLSQILSSEARERLARIALVKPEKARGVEDVLLRAAQMGQIVEKVSEERLISLLEQINNQTTKQTKVTIQRRRSVLEDDD, from the exons ATG gCTGATCCTGAATTAGAAGCTATCAGACAAAGAAGGATGCAGGAGTTAATGGCTCAACATGGCGTT GGAAATCACCAAAACTCTGAACAGCAGAAAGCCCAGGAAGATGCCAAAAG GGAGGCAGATGAACGAAGGCAAATGATGCTGAGTCAGATTCTATCTTCTGAAGCACGAGAAAGAC TtgctcggattgctttggtgaagCCTGAGAAAGCTAGAGGAGTTGAAGATGTTCTGCTGAGAGCTGCTCAAATGGGTCAGATAGTTGAAAAG GTTTCTGAAGAAAGGCTCATTTCATTGCTGGAGCAGATTAACAATCAAACAACTAAACAAACCAAAGTTACA ATCCAGAGGCGTAGGAGCGTTCTTGAGGATGATGATTAG